One region of Vibrio pelagius genomic DNA includes:
- a CDS encoding ComEA family DNA-binding protein, whose product MKSLYTLLMSFMIAFSASVWADSPSKAELYEGIEVTVNINTATAEELSALLVGIGDKKAEEIVQYRDQHGAFQKPDDLANVKGIGVATVEKNRKRIEL is encoded by the coding sequence ATGAAAAGTTTATACACTCTTTTAATGTCTTTTATGATTGCTTTTAGTGCTTCAGTTTGGGCCGATAGTCCGTCTAAAGCAGAACTTTATGAAGGTATTGAGGTAACGGTAAATATCAACACGGCCACAGCGGAAGAGTTGTCAGCTTTGTTAGTTGGTATCGGTGATAAAAAAGCTGAAGAAATCGTGCAGTATCGCGACCAACATGGCGCGTTTCAAAAGCCTGACGACTTAGCGAATGTCAAAGGCATCGGTGTTGCCACTGTTGAGAAGAACCGTAAGAGAATTGAACTCTAA
- the rrtA gene encoding rhombosortase, which produces MYPALVFISLMCVLFQFDPIQAWVVWDHNAIADGQWWRIVTGNFSHTNLSHLAMNLIGLWVISYLFQPNAIRLITSLLIISLFTGTGLLLTNIQSYVGLSGTLHGLFGFFALTEALTGRRSSWLLVGGLIVKVAWEQFVGPSTTTGALINARVAIEAHLLGAVGGFILAWLRLKRWT; this is translated from the coding sequence GTGTACCCTGCTTTAGTTTTTATTTCACTGATGTGTGTTTTGTTCCAATTTGACCCGATTCAAGCTTGGGTCGTTTGGGATCACAATGCAATCGCCGATGGACAATGGTGGCGAATCGTAACAGGAAACTTTTCCCATACCAACCTTTCGCATTTGGCGATGAACCTAATTGGATTATGGGTAATCAGTTATCTATTTCAACCTAATGCTATTCGACTGATTACGTCACTATTGATTATCAGCTTGTTCACTGGTACTGGACTGCTACTGACCAATATCCAAAGTTATGTCGGGCTGTCTGGCACACTACACGGGTTATTTGGTTTCTTTGCGCTGACAGAGGCGCTGACTGGACGTCGTTCAAGCTGGTTGCTCGTAGGTGGTCTGATAGTGAAAGTGGCTTGGGAACAGTTTGTTGGCCCTTCCACCACGACTGGCGCGTTAATCAATGCACGCGTCGCGATTGAAGCTCACCTGTTGGGTGCCGTTGGTGGCTTTATCTTGGCTTGGCTGAGACTAAAGAGATGGACTTAA
- a CDS encoding tRNA-uridine aminocarboxypropyltransferase, which produces MSRYCPQCRKALKACICQWITPLESDVELIILQHPSEEHRPMGTARILSLSLENSVTFIGEDFSEHEELNLLLSDPNYQYAILYPGESSVSVEQLSESSWNGTDKPKRRIILLDGTWKKAFKMWQVSSNLQQLVTVHLPKDLKGNYRIRKAPSENSLSTVEAGYHLLSLLQPHHEFAPLLAAFDRMIQFQIDQMPPGVFEKNYLS; this is translated from the coding sequence ATGTCTCGTTATTGCCCCCAGTGCCGCAAGGCTTTGAAAGCGTGTATTTGTCAGTGGATCACTCCACTTGAATCGGACGTTGAGCTTATCATTCTTCAGCACCCATCAGAAGAGCATAGGCCGATGGGTACAGCACGAATTTTATCCTTGTCATTGGAAAACAGCGTTACTTTCATTGGCGAAGACTTTTCTGAACACGAAGAACTCAATCTTCTGTTGAGCGACCCCAACTATCAATATGCAATCTTGTACCCAGGTGAGAGCTCGGTGTCAGTTGAGCAGTTATCTGAGTCCAGTTGGAATGGTACGGATAAGCCAAAACGGAGAATCATCTTGCTCGACGGAACGTGGAAGAAAGCGTTCAAAATGTGGCAAGTTTCCAGCAATTTACAGCAGCTCGTTACCGTTCATTTACCAAAAGATTTGAAAGGGAACTATCGGATTCGTAAAGCGCCGAGTGAAAACAGTCTATCCACCGTAGAGGCGGGTTATCATTTGCTGAGCTTACTGCAACCCCATCATGAGTTTGCTCCGTTACTTGCGGCATTTGATCGAATGATTCAGTTTCAAATCGACCAAATGCCACCAGGCGTGTTTGAGAAAAACTACTTAAGTTGA
- a CDS encoding anti-phage deoxyguanosine triphosphatase yields MTLSNSPNLLLAEQWKARNDDEHKIRRDDHRSPFQRDRARVLHSAAFRRLQAKTQVHGTAINDFHRTRLTHSLEAAQLGTGIVAQLKKKQPEFRELLPSDSLIDSLCLAHDIGHPPYGHGGEVALNYMMRDHGGFEGNAQTFRIVTQLEPYTEHHGMNLSRRTLLGLIKYPSPISKIRAASMPKPVKHQRQLRARDWMPAKGIYDHDKALFEWVLSPLSEHDQALFQQPRKAHVEPFEHNKTKFKSLDCSIMELADDIAYGVHDLEDAIVLGSVTKAQWMESAYPQLLEANDPWIVGHLDSITEMLFSGEQYRRKDAIGGIVNALLTSISIKPVDAGFENPLLSYNAYLEPSMDLTLDKLKHFVSEFVIQVPQVQVIEYKGQQIIMDMFEAFSADPERLLPLAIKKQWQGHTEECRKMRVIADYISSMTDDLAQKVHQQLFSAHTEF; encoded by the coding sequence TTGACGCTTTCAAACTCACCTAATCTATTGCTTGCCGAGCAATGGAAAGCTCGTAACGACGATGAACACAAAATTCGCCGTGATGACCACAGAAGTCCGTTTCAACGCGATCGTGCTCGCGTACTTCACTCTGCGGCATTTAGACGATTACAAGCCAAGACCCAAGTTCATGGAACCGCAATCAACGACTTCCACCGGACACGTCTGACTCACTCTCTAGAAGCCGCACAACTGGGAACTGGGATCGTTGCTCAGCTGAAAAAGAAGCAACCTGAGTTCCGAGAACTGCTGCCATCAGACAGCTTAATTGACTCTCTTTGTCTTGCCCACGATATCGGTCATCCACCCTATGGCCACGGCGGTGAAGTCGCACTGAACTATATGATGCGAGATCATGGAGGCTTTGAGGGCAATGCCCAAACGTTTCGCATTGTGACTCAGCTGGAGCCTTATACAGAGCACCACGGCATGAACCTATCAAGACGCACTCTCCTTGGTTTGATCAAGTACCCGTCGCCAATCAGCAAAATCAGAGCGGCATCAATGCCAAAACCAGTAAAACATCAAAGGCAACTGCGAGCCCGAGACTGGATGCCCGCTAAAGGGATCTACGACCACGATAAAGCGCTGTTTGAGTGGGTACTTTCACCCTTATCTGAACACGACCAAGCTCTTTTTCAACAACCAAGAAAAGCGCACGTCGAGCCATTTGAACACAATAAAACCAAGTTCAAATCACTCGACTGCTCCATCATGGAGTTGGCAGATGACATCGCCTATGGTGTACATGATTTGGAAGATGCGATTGTGCTTGGCTCAGTGACCAAAGCGCAGTGGATGGAATCAGCTTACCCGCAATTGTTGGAAGCTAACGATCCTTGGATCGTAGGTCACCTCGATTCAATTACTGAAATGTTGTTCTCAGGAGAACAATACCGTCGCAAAGATGCCATTGGTGGCATTGTTAACGCATTACTTACCAGCATCTCAATCAAGCCAGTAGATGCGGGTTTTGAAAACCCACTGCTCTCATATAATGCCTACCTAGAACCGAGCATGGATTTAACCCTAGATAAGCTGAAGCACTTTGTGAGTGAGTTTGTGATTCAAGTGCCTCAAGTTCAAGTCATTGAGTACAAAGGGCAACAGATCATTATGGATATGTTTGAAGCCTTCAGTGCCGACCCTGAGCGTTTGTTACCTCTGGCAATTAAAAAGCAGTGGCAAGGCCACACTGAAGAGTGTCGTAAGATGAGGGTTATTGCTGATTACATCTCGTCCATGACCGATGACCTCGCTCAAAAGGTGCACCAGCAGCTGTTCTCAGCGCATACCGAGTTCTGA
- the rimK gene encoding 30S ribosomal protein S6--L-glutamate ligase produces the protein MRIAILSRNENLYSTRRLKEAGEMKGHEVDIIDTLHCYMDITSSHPKVRYQGRDLPLYDAVIPRIGSSITFYGTAVVRQFEMMGTFCVNESIAISRSRDKLRSLQLLSRKGVGLPRTGFASKPDKIQDLIKNVGGAPLVIKLLEGTQGIGVVLAETNKAAESVLEAFMGLKANILVQEFIKEAGGADIRCFVVGGKVIAAMKRQAEEGEFRSNLHRGGTAQLVRLSKEERLTAVNAAKVMGLNLCGVDILQSNNGPVVMEVNSSPGLEGIENATGKDVAGMIFDFIEKNAKPNATKTRGKG, from the coding sequence ATGCGTATCGCAATTTTATCTAGAAATGAAAACCTGTACTCGACCCGACGTCTAAAAGAAGCTGGTGAGATGAAAGGCCATGAGGTAGATATCATCGACACTCTACACTGCTACATGGATATTACTAGCAGTCACCCTAAAGTAAGATATCAAGGCCGAGATTTACCTTTGTATGACGCTGTTATCCCAAGAATTGGTTCGTCAATTACTTTCTATGGAACTGCAGTCGTTAGACAGTTTGAGATGATGGGAACCTTTTGTGTCAATGAATCCATTGCTATCAGCCGTTCGCGGGATAAGTTACGCTCGTTACAGCTACTGTCGCGCAAAGGTGTTGGGCTTCCGAGAACTGGATTTGCTAGTAAACCCGATAAAATCCAAGATCTGATTAAGAATGTCGGTGGTGCCCCGCTCGTTATTAAGCTCCTTGAAGGCACACAAGGTATTGGTGTTGTCCTAGCAGAGACAAACAAAGCGGCTGAGAGCGTATTAGAGGCTTTTATGGGCCTAAAAGCTAACATTCTTGTTCAGGAGTTTATTAAAGAAGCGGGTGGGGCTGATATACGCTGTTTTGTTGTGGGCGGCAAAGTGATCGCCGCGATGAAGCGTCAAGCTGAAGAGGGCGAATTTCGCTCTAACTTACACCGTGGAGGAACCGCTCAACTGGTGAGACTCTCTAAGGAAGAACGCTTAACTGCCGTCAACGCTGCCAAAGTTATGGGGTTAAATTTATGTGGCGTTGACATACTGCAATCAAACAACGGACCTGTGGTGATGGAGGTTAACTCTTCTCCCGGTTTAGAAGGTATTGAAAATGCTACAGGTAAAGATGTAGCAGGGATGATTTTCGACTTTATTGAGAAAAACGCAAAACCTAATGCAACTAAAACGCGTGGGAAAGGCTAA